The region CCCAGCTTGCTTTATTGCGGTACACTGGATTTTTCGCGGCCGAACTTTTTTGGAAGTCCGGGATGCAGGCTGGTTTTTATGCGATTAAGTAACATCGTTGTTGCTGCCCAAAACGTATTTTGCTTGGCCTAACCGAATTATGCAGTTGGGATTGATGCGTAAGGGTATTAATATGTTTAAATTATTGCAAGTATGAAATAAAAGAGAGAATTTGACGAATTTACTCATTTGGTGTCATTTCTAATATGAAAGAGATATAAACTATTATTTCATAACAGAAATAATAGTTTATATTTGGAGTTTGTAGGATACTGAGTAGAAACGTATAATCTACATATTTTACCTGAAAATACACGCGCTATTAAGAGGATGGGTGTTTATCGGTCATAAATGTATGGGATAAAAACTAAAAGCGGAAATGACTTATGGCGGTTTACTGCCTATTGATAGTTTTTTTAATGAAAACACTTGTATTGGCACGATATTTGCATATATAAAAAGCGGAAAATAAAATGATTTTTCCCGGATTTAATTAGTCAATGGAGACTACCTTTTACTTGAAAAGTGGGGGAGTCTCTATTTTTTTATGAAAAATTGACTAATTAAGGGAAAGCAGTTTATATCAAATAAAATTTGTTCATTATAAGAGGAGGTATCTAAATGTCATCTTTGTCGGAGCGATATATATCTTGATAATATAGTTAATTTCGGTGCTAAAAACAAAAATCAACGATAATTTAAGTTTGGAAACATCAGGAGGGTTAATATGTCGAAGGTAACTGCAAGAATTTTATCCAAAGATGAAATAAATACGATGAAAGGGAAAATTGAGACGATTCTATCTGCCAAAGGAGTAACAATCGATCACCCGAAGGTACTGAAGTTATTAGAAAATGCAGGAGCTGAAGTCGATGCCGAAACCGGGAATGTAAAATTTCCCAAGCCAATTATTGATGAGGCTCTGAAACGCGTTCCCAAGGAGTTTACTTTAGCCGCAGTCGATCCTAAAAATGATTTAAAATTTCCTCATCCCGATGGTTTGTTCTATACAAGAACCTGTACGGGAGGAATGTATTATCTGAATGAAAAAGAGGAGTATCATCTTGTTACTCCCGATGAAGTCAGTGAATGGATCAAGCTTGTTAATTCTTTAGAAAATATTAATTTTTGTGCGTTGCCTTCCACATCGGGCGAATGTGTTCCAGCCGAGACAATTGACATTCACACCTTGCGCAATATTCTTGAACATACGAAAAAGCATGTTTGGGTACAGCCGTATGATGCGGAAAATGTTACCTATCTGCTGGAAATGGCAGCCGCCAGAGCTGGGGGACGAGAGGAACTGAAAAAACGCCCGATTATCAGCTTTATTACTTGCTCAGTACCTGGTTTTCAATATAAATATATGGACATGGAAGCAATTTTGAAATGCTGTGAATACGGTGTGCCAATTCAGCCATGTTCTCTGCCTACCGCCGGTGCCAATACGCCAGTTACGTTACAAGGAACCGCATTAATGGCCAGCACGGAAGTTCTGGCGCAGATTATCATTGCAGAATTGCTTGCGCCAGGTCTGCCGGTTATTGCCACTCCATTGCTGTTTTCCATGGATATGAAGACGACTTATACGCTGCAATCGCCGGTAGAGGTCACTATGGGACGCATGATTGCGATGCAGATCTTTGAAGAAGGATACGGAATTTATGCACACAGTTATGGTAGTGGAACAGACAGTTTTATACTGGACGGGCAATCAATGATTGAGCGGACATCTCTTTCTCAAATGCTGGCGCTGTCAGGAGCTTCAGTAGTCGGCGGAGCCGGTCAGATCGAGGTGGCCATGACGATCAGCCCGGTTCAGCTTATTATTGATAATGAAATTTTCGGCATGGTTAAAACATTAAAACGCGGCTTAGAGATCAATGATGATGCGCTTGCCTGGGATGAAGTCATGGCGCTGGATAAGACGAAGTCGTTTATTGATTCGGAACATACCTTTGCTCATTTTCGTGAAATGTCGCGAACGAAACTCTTCAACCGGGATTCAAGACCCAATTGGGAAAAGGCCGGGAAGAAAGATTTGAATGCGAAAGCAAAAGAAACCTATGAGGAAATTAAAAAGAAATACCAGCCGATTGTTGTACCGGGAGAAATTTTGCAGGCAATGGATGAGGTTGTAAAAGCTGCCGATAAGAAACTTAATAAATAGCGAAGGGGAGATAAAAATGAAAGATAAGTCTTATAAGAGAACAGAGAAATGGTGGCTGGGCTTGATTGTATTGTTTTACGGGCTATATAATTTCCCCGGATTTCCGGCTTATGGAGACTCAGAAATGGCTATTTGGCATGGAGCATTAACGTTGATTCCTCTTTGGATTATTTCCTACGGCGGCATGATTCGCTTGAATCGGCAAAGAAAATTGAAAAAAGCATCAGTTTCCGCCGTTCAGGAGCTCGGTCATAATACAGAAGCTAACGGAATGCTGAAGGAGGGAATCTAAATGTTATCTGTAGTTGCAACATGGGCAATTTATGTGGTTTATATGGGAATACTGATTGGATTTGGCATCTTTGTTTGGTGGAAGGAAAAAAATGAATCGGCCAGGCATTTTTATACTGCCGGCAATACAATCAATTGGTTCGTGTTATGCATGACTTATATCGCCGCTCTTATGAGCACCTGGGTGTTTTTTTCCGGCCCGGGAGGTTATTATCGTGGCGGATTCGGGTATTTTATGTCGGAATTAAGCTATATGCCATTGTTCCCAGTTATCACTTATTTTGTAATGAATAAAGTATGGTTGTTGAATACACAGCGAAATTATAGTACCCCGGCTGATCTTTATGCTGATCGTTTCAGAAGTCCGGTGTTAAGAGCATTTTTGGCAATTGTTTTTTTCAGTGTATCTCTGCCCTATGCGTCCGCGATCTATATTGCCTGCGGTAAAGCGGCTGAAATTGCCAGCGGCGGTGCTATTACCCAAAGCAGTGCCGTGATATTCGTTGGTCTGACCGCGTTGCTGTTTATTCCTTTTGGCGGTGTGAAATCGATCGCCTGGGCGGCTACTGTTCAGGCGTGGGTTTTTATGGTTGCCTTGTGGACTATCGGACTCAGTGCGTTGTATTTCGGGTTTTCAGGAGATATTTTACACTCTATATCGGTTGTTTGGCAGAATAACAATAACTGGTTTTCCTATCCAGGTCCGTCAAAATGGGTTCCGTATTCCGCAAGATTCGGTTATCCGATTGCCTGTGCTATCGGATGGACAATCATGCTGCCGGATGTTTTTATTCGAGCCGGATATTTCGGAAAAAATTTGGAGGCACAGCGGAAATTAATGTTGTTTCAGCCATTTTTACAGATTATTGTTTGGAGTGCGACGATGGTTATTGGATTTGCCGCGATTGCTCTGGTGCCGGGATTAAAAGGTGGCGATACGGAACTGGTTATCCCCTTACTGATTGAAAAAATAATTTCGCCTGAAGCGATGCAATTTGCCGCTGTTTTGATGTTTCTCTTTGTATTGGGGACATTGGCAAAAGGGTTATCGGCGGCAACTTCCCATCTGCTAGTTGCCGGATCGATTATTTCAGAAGATATTCTTACGCAAATACTTCATTTGAAGGTTAACCCAAAGGTTCACATACTGATTGCCCGTTTGGCGGTTGTTTGTTTGGGATTGGCATCGTTAGGCCTTGCGCTGAATCCGCCTGAGTTGATCTGGACATTGATTATGTTTGCCATTGCACTCGTAATGCCTCTTTTCCCGGTTCTTGTTGCCGCCCTTTACTGGAGAAGGGCTACTACACCGGCGGCGTTGATTTCGTCTGTAGTTGGGGTCATCGGCGTTTTGCTTACTTATCAGTACGGTATGGGTGACAGCTGGTACGGAGTGTTTGGCATGGCGGCTTCCACCGTTCTCATGGTAGTTATTAGCTATATGACGCGAAAGACGGATGAAAAGGTGCTGGATGAATTTTATGGTGCATTGGATAAGGCGGAAGCAAAATATTTTGCCGAGTAGGCAGAGTCGATTTATATAAGATTAGCAGAAATTAAGTTAATATTTATTATTTGTAAAATAATGGAGGAAGATTAAATGAACTTTGAAGCGATAACACAAAATCTGGTCGATGGACAGACAAAAAAAGTGAGAGAACTGGTGCAGAAGGCCGTTGATGAGGGGTGCAGTGCCAAACAAATCTTGAATGAAGGGTTGTTGGCAGGCATGAATGAAGTCGGTTCTTTATTTCAGGAGGGTGAGCTGTTTGTTCCTGAAGTTTTGATGGCTGCTAAAGCAATGCATATGGGGATGGAGATTATTGCTCCCCTTCTTAAAGAGGGTGACCATGAAAGCAAGGGGAAAGTGATTCTGGCTTCTGTGGAAGGCGATTTGCATGATATCGGTATTAAACTGGTTGGAATGATGATGGCGGGAGCCGGTTATGAAATTATTAATTTGGGCGTTGATGTGCCGGCCGATCAGATCGTGGAAGCTGTTAAGACACATAAGCCAAAAGTTGTGGGCTTGGCTGCCTTGCTGACAACTTCAATGATGAACATGAAGACTGCCATCCAGGCATTAAAAACGGCGGGTGTGTATGACGAGGTAAAAGTTATAACCGGAGGTGCGCCGGTTACGGACCGTTTTGCCAAAGAGATAGGCGCCTATTATGCGGCTGATGCTGTTTATGCAGTAGAACTGGCCAATCAATTTTGCTAAAGGAGATATTCGACCGACTATGAATGGAAAAGAAAGAATATTAGCTGCTTTAAGTTTTCAGCCGACAGACAGAACCCCGTGGGTTCCTTATGCCGGGGTTCAGACCGCTAACTTACTGGGGATGGATGCAGATGTATATCTGCAAAATGCCGATAATATTGTCAAGGGAATTTTGAAAGCATATGAACTTTACCAGCCGGACGGGCTGCCGGTCATTTTTGACATCCAGATGGAGGCGGAGGCTCTGGGGTGTGAATTGAAATGGGCGAAGAAGAATCCGCCGGCAGTTAAAAGTCATATTTTAGAGAAAAAAGGTCTTTCTGAATTGAAGCTGCCGACCGAAAACGACGGGCGTTATCCCATCGCCTTAGAGGCAACCAGAAAACTGGTTGCCGCTGTTGGTGACAAAATAGCTATTTACGGACTGATTTGTGGACCGTTTACTTTGGCACTTCATCTGCGGGGAACGGATATTTTTACCGAAATGATTGAGGAACCGGAGAAGATCGGAGAACTCATCGAATTTTGCACTCGTGTGGGAAAAGATTTGGCAAGAATGTATGTCGAAGCGGGAGTAGATGTCATTGCTGTTGTAGATCCGATGACGTCTCAAATTTCTCCCAGATTTTTTAAGCGGTTTGTGTTACCCTACACGGCTGATCTGAACCAGTATGTAAAAGCGATGGGAGTGAAGGTAACGAGCTTTTGCTGCGGCGATGCAACAAAAAATATTGAGCTCATGTGTCAGACAGAGACGGATGGCATTGCTTTTGATGAAAATGTTGACTTGGGATATGCAAAAGAAATTGCCAGCAGATATAAGGTGTCTTTCGGTGGAAATTTGCCACTGACGACGGTTATGCTGTTCGGCTCGCCAGTGGACAATGTTGAGGAAGCCCGCCGGGAAGTCGAAATCGGCAAGGGGGTAGGCTATGTGCTGTCTCCCGGCTGTGATATACCTTTTGACACTCCGGCCAACAATTTGATTGCAATTTCGAAGTATATTAACGGCCATTTTTCCTCCATTGATATTTTGGACTCGGCAGAACCATTGCAAAATGAGGAAGAAGCTGAATTTGAAGATGTTGAAGTAAAGCCGGGTGAGGTATTTGTTGAAATCGTTACGCTGGATTCGGAAGGCTGCCCGCCGTGTCAGTATATGTGCGAAAGTGTTCGCAAAATCGAGCGGAAATACGGCAGCAGATTAACCTGGCGGGAGTCGCTGGTCAAGACACGGGCGGGAATTAAGAGAATGGCAAAGTTAGGTGTGAAAAATTTGCCGGCTATGCTGATCAATAATGAAGTCGTATTTGATAATATTATTCCGTCGGAAGACGAATTAATTTCTGCTATCGAAAAAAGAATCAAGTAAAGGCAGCGAGTGGCAGATGCAGATTATTCTCTTTCGACGGCTGAAAGGGAATAATCTGCGCTTATCTGCGGATTGTTCATGTTCAAAAATCGGCTGTTTATGCCAGGGAGAGCGCTTAAATTGAGTGAGATCATTATCCATAAGAAAGACAAGCTAATTACGGTCAGAGATTTCGGCAATAAATCTATACTGGAGATATTAAATGACCAAAACCTGCTGCTCTATGCACCTTGCGGCGGAAAAGGAACATGCGGAAAATGCAGAATCCTTGTTCAAGGCAATACGAACCAAGTTACCTCAATAGAAATTGAGACGCTGGACAAAGCGGAGTTGTCCCGGGGAATTCGCTTAGCCTGTCAGACGGTTGTTTATGGCCAAGCCGATGTTTATTTGCCGGATGACTATGAAGAGAATGAGTCAAAAGGAAACTTTTTATTGCATGATGCTTATTCGTTGAATCCGCTGGTGTGCCGTAAGAAAGTTGATTTAGGAGCGCCCACATTGGCGCAAGGTAACAGTATTAGCAAGATCATCAAAACGGAAGTCGGCAATGTAAAAATAGGTGTGCCTTTGATGCGGCAGATTTCTCAGGAGATTCACTTTAACCAAAGTGCTGTTTGCACTTTATACGACGATGAATTAATTGATGTGGAATATGGTGAAGATTACGAGTCTCTTTATGGTGTGGCGGTAGATATCGGTACTACAACGGTAGTATGCTATCTTATGGATTTGTCAACGGGAATACAGCTTGCGGCGGCTTCACGGCAAAATCCTCAGTATACATCAGGAGCCGATGTAATTTCCCGAATGCATTACACATTGGGAAATAGCACAGGATTAGAGGAATTAAGTAAAAAGATTATCCGAACCATAGATTCTCTTATGGAAGAGGTGCTGGTAAAAGCCGGTATTGGCAGTCGGTCTGTATATCATTGTGTTTTAGTAGGCAATACCACTATGACCCATTTGTTTTGGGGACTGAATTGTAAAAGTTTGGCATTGCTGCCCTTCGCGCCGGTTACATCGGAAATGCTTGTCGAGACTGCGCGGACAGTCGGATTCAAGCATATGAATGGCAACGGCAAAGTCGTATTTATGCCGGGAATCGCCGGCTTTGTCGGGGCAGATACGGTTGGTGCTATGATTGCGGCTGATTTTAAGCGGGTGAGCCGCAAGATTCAACTACTGCTTGACTTGGGAACAAATGGTGAAATTGTTCTTTCGACGCCGCAGGGCAAATATGCCTGCTCAACAGCAGCGGGTCCTGCTTTTGAAGGGGCAAATATCAAGTATGGCATGCAGGCTTTCGCCGGGGCGATTGATTCCGTTGTTATCAGGGAGGATATATTTTTTCATACTATAGGAAATGAGGCTCCCCGGGGGGTATGCGGGTCAGGCCTGATTGATGCAGTTAGTTCGTTTCTCCGAGCCGGTCTTATTAACGAGTCCGGAAAAATTGCGGACGCAGAGCAAGTGAGCAATGAGAGATTGGCAAAGAGAATCGTCCGGACGGGCAGACAAAAAGAAATCGTTATTGCAGAAGCGGGAGAAACCGCTATCGGCCAAAGTATTACATTAACACAAAAAGATATCAGACAACTTCAGTTGGCCAAAGGTGCTATAAGGGCGGGAATCAGCATTTTGCTGCAAACGGCAGGGCTTGCTTTTGGTGATGTTGATCAGGTATTGCTCGCCGGTGCCTTCGGAAATTTTGTTAAAAAAGAAAGTGCCATCCGGATAGGTTTAATCCCGCTTCTTGCATTAGAAAAAATTATTTCGCTGGGAAACGGTGCCGGTGAAGGTGCCAAGATGGCTTTATGTGATCAGGAGATATTACGCAAAGTAAGCCGGTACTTTTCGGAAAACACCCATTATGTTGAAATTTCTGGACACCCTGATTTTCAGGATTCTTTTATAAACGGAATGGTATTTAAATGAAATGAAAGGATTTATTTTATGCGGTTAAAAGCTGTACTTTGTGATGTTTTGGCGAGAATTGCTTATTATTGGGCGGCTGCTTCGCCCCATATAGTTGACATTGAGTTGCTATCGTCTACTGATTATCATGACTATCCGAAAAAAGGACATGAAGTGCTGCAAAGCAGGATTTATGAGCTGGATACGGAAAGCGCCCAATATGATTATATTCTTTTGGGATATGGCCTGTGCGGCAAAATCATGGACGGCATAACAAGCGGCAGAACTCCGCTAGTGGTGCCGAGAACTCATGATTGCATTGCCTTATTTTTAGGAGGCAGCGCAGCTTATGAGCGGCTTATGAAAGATCATCCCGGCACATTATGCTATGTTGATGCATGGCTGGAGAGAAGCCCGTCAAGATTAGCCGATAATGAATTGCAAAGTATTGGATTTAGCGCCGGATTTGAAGAATATGTAAAAAAGTACGGGGAAGAGAATGCAAAGTATCTTTTCGAAGTAGCAAATTCGTGGAAAAAACATTATAGTCAGTGCCTCTATATTAAGAACGCATTGGTAAAACAAGATTTTTCGGCAGAAGTAAAAGAAAAAGCGACGAAAGAAAATTGGGAATATAAAGAAATTAAAGGGAGTCCGATTTTTATAAAAAAAATGTTTTCAGGCGAATGGTCCGACCGGGATTTTTTGATTGTGGACACCTATTCGGAAATAAGCCAAGTTGCTGACGACAGAGTAATCCAATGCAGAAAAACTTCAATCGCAGGTAGTGGACAAGACGGTCAGTAGACAGGCCGACAGCTTTGCGAACAAGTAGTATCTTTTGCAACATGCAGACTTAGTCTCCTATATGAATAAATCCAACTACCATTTTGCAAGGAGGTATGATGAGGTGGAAAAAGGAAAACAATGCCCCTGCAAGGGAATAAATCTTGATAAATTAATCCAGCCGGCAGCTTTAGCGATTCTAGCAGTTGAAGATTTGCACGGTTACAATATAGTGCAAAAGCTGAGAGCCAATGAACTTCATGGAAAAAATCTTGATTCGTCAGGAGTTTACCGATGCTTAAAAATGATGGAGCAAAGGGGCTTGATTACTGCTGCCTGGGATATTTCGGTAGAAAATGGTCCGGCAAGACGCTTGTACAGTATAACGGTAACGGGGCGGGACTGTCTGCATAATTGGTTGGACTCGTTAAATAACTATTATTTTTTGTTAGGTTTATTTTTGAATTCTGTTAAGAGCATAGTAAAAAATAGAATCGTAGATAAGGGTGATAAGAATGTGTGGAGTGAAACAAATTAAGCTTTATTTACTAACAGGATTTTTAGGTTCCGGAAAGACCACCTTTCTCAAGAACATTATGGGCCACCTGGCGCACAGAAAAATTGGAATCATCATAAATGAATTCGGCAGCATCGGCATTGACGGCAAACTTGTTGAGAACGAGGCAGTGGACCTCTTGGAAATCAATAATGGCTCCGTTTTCTGCAGCTGCTTAAAAGGAGAATTTATCAATGGCTTGATCGCTTGCTCCGAATTGCCTATCGACTATTTATTTGTCGAAGCTTCCGGTATGGCGGATCCATCCAGCATTCAGCATATTTTGCAGAGCGTTGTGGGAAAAGTTAGGGGGCAATCCTATGATTATCGCGGGTCCATCAGTATTGTCGATGCACCCCATTTTCTTGCTCATATTGACTTATGGACAGCCATAGAAAAGCAGATTGCTGCCAGTGATGTAATTGTTATCAATAAGCTGGATATGATTAATGATGAAACTTTTGCCGCAGTGCAGAAAAAAATACTCAGCATCAATCCTCAGGTAAACTTATGTAAGTCGTCTTATTGCAATATTGACTTCGGATTTTTGGAACGGGATATTAGAGCTGAGCGTCCGGTTGGACCTGAGGAATCTTGTAATACCCCAGGGAACCGGCCGCATGCAGTGACGCTGCTTTTCCGGGGGATCCTTGATCAGGAAAAATTTGAAGATTTCTTAGCGGTTCTGGCAGCGGATGCGTTTCGCA is a window of Veillonellales bacterium DNA encoding:
- a CDS encoding trimethylamine methyltransferase family protein, which translates into the protein MSKVTARILSKDEINTMKGKIETILSAKGVTIDHPKVLKLLENAGAEVDAETGNVKFPKPIIDEALKRVPKEFTLAAVDPKNDLKFPHPDGLFYTRTCTGGMYYLNEKEEYHLVTPDEVSEWIKLVNSLENINFCALPSTSGECVPAETIDIHTLRNILEHTKKHVWVQPYDAENVTYLLEMAAARAGGREELKKRPIISFITCSVPGFQYKYMDMEAILKCCEYGVPIQPCSLPTAGANTPVTLQGTALMASTEVLAQIIIAELLAPGLPVIATPLLFSMDMKTTYTLQSPVEVTMGRMIAMQIFEEGYGIYAHSYGSGTDSFILDGQSMIERTSLSQMLALSGASVVGGAGQIEVAMTISPVQLIIDNEIFGMVKTLKRGLEINDDALAWDEVMALDKTKSFIDSEHTFAHFREMSRTKLFNRDSRPNWEKAGKKDLNAKAKETYEEIKKKYQPIVVPGEILQAMDEVVKAADKKLNK
- a CDS encoding sodium:solute symporter family protein, with translation MLSVVATWAIYVVYMGILIGFGIFVWWKEKNESARHFYTAGNTINWFVLCMTYIAALMSTWVFFSGPGGYYRGGFGYFMSELSYMPLFPVITYFVMNKVWLLNTQRNYSTPADLYADRFRSPVLRAFLAIVFFSVSLPYASAIYIACGKAAEIASGGAITQSSAVIFVGLTALLFIPFGGVKSIAWAATVQAWVFMVALWTIGLSALYFGFSGDILHSISVVWQNNNNWFSYPGPSKWVPYSARFGYPIACAIGWTIMLPDVFIRAGYFGKNLEAQRKLMLFQPFLQIIVWSATMVIGFAAIALVPGLKGGDTELVIPLLIEKIISPEAMQFAAVLMFLFVLGTLAKGLSAATSHLLVAGSIISEDILTQILHLKVNPKVHILIARLAVVCLGLASLGLALNPPELIWTLIMFAIALVMPLFPVLVAALYWRRATTPAALISSVVGVIGVLLTYQYGMGDSWYGVFGMAASTVLMVVISYMTRKTDEKVLDEFYGALDKAEAKYFAE
- a CDS encoding corrinoid protein codes for the protein MNFEAITQNLVDGQTKKVRELVQKAVDEGCSAKQILNEGLLAGMNEVGSLFQEGELFVPEVLMAAKAMHMGMEIIAPLLKEGDHESKGKVILASVEGDLHDIGIKLVGMMMAGAGYEIINLGVDVPADQIVEAVKTHKPKVVGLAALLTTSMMNMKTAIQALKTAGVYDEVKVITGGAPVTDRFAKEIGAYYAADAVYAVELANQFC
- a CDS encoding uroporphyrinogen decarboxylase family protein, producing MNGKERILAALSFQPTDRTPWVPYAGVQTANLLGMDADVYLQNADNIVKGILKAYELYQPDGLPVIFDIQMEAEALGCELKWAKKNPPAVKSHILEKKGLSELKLPTENDGRYPIALEATRKLVAAVGDKIAIYGLICGPFTLALHLRGTDIFTEMIEEPEKIGELIEFCTRVGKDLARMYVEAGVDVIAVVDPMTSQISPRFFKRFVLPYTADLNQYVKAMGVKVTSFCCGDATKNIELMCQTETDGIAFDENVDLGYAKEIASRYKVSFGGNLPLTTVMLFGSPVDNVEEARREVEIGKGVGYVLSPGCDIPFDTPANNLIAISKYINGHFSSIDILDSAEPLQNEEEAEFEDVEVKPGEVFVEIVTLDSEGCPPCQYMCESVRKIERKYGSRLTWRESLVKTRAGIKRMAKLGVKNLPAMLINNEVVFDNIIPSEDELISAIEKRIK
- a CDS encoding ASKHA domain-containing protein, with translation MSEIIIHKKDKLITVRDFGNKSILEILNDQNLLLYAPCGGKGTCGKCRILVQGNTNQVTSIEIETLDKAELSRGIRLACQTVVYGQADVYLPDDYEENESKGNFLLHDAYSLNPLVCRKKVDLGAPTLAQGNSISKIIKTEVGNVKIGVPLMRQISQEIHFNQSAVCTLYDDELIDVEYGEDYESLYGVAVDIGTTTVVCYLMDLSTGIQLAAASRQNPQYTSGADVISRMHYTLGNSTGLEELSKKIIRTIDSLMEEVLVKAGIGSRSVYHCVLVGNTTMTHLFWGLNCKSLALLPFAPVTSEMLVETARTVGFKHMNGNGKVVFMPGIAGFVGADTVGAMIAADFKRVSRKIQLLLDLGTNGEIVLSTPQGKYACSTAAGPAFEGANIKYGMQAFAGAIDSVVIREDIFFHTIGNEAPRGVCGSGLIDAVSSFLRAGLINESGKIADAEQVSNERLAKRIVRTGRQKEIVIAEAGETAIGQSITLTQKDIRQLQLAKGAIRAGISILLQTAGLAFGDVDQVLLAGAFGNFVKKESAIRIGLIPLLALEKIISLGNGAGEGAKMALCDQEILRKVSRYFSENTHYVEISGHPDFQDSFINGMVFK
- a CDS encoding DUF1638 domain-containing protein translates to MRLKAVLCDVLARIAYYWAAASPHIVDIELLSSTDYHDYPKKGHEVLQSRIYELDTESAQYDYILLGYGLCGKIMDGITSGRTPLVVPRTHDCIALFLGGSAAYERLMKDHPGTLCYVDAWLERSPSRLADNELQSIGFSAGFEEYVKKYGEENAKYLFEVANSWKKHYSQCLYIKNALVKQDFSAEVKEKATKENWEYKEIKGSPIFIKKMFSGEWSDRDFLIVDTYSEISQVADDRVIQCRKTSIAGSGQDGQ
- a CDS encoding PadR family transcriptional regulator codes for the protein MEKGKQCPCKGINLDKLIQPAALAILAVEDLHGYNIVQKLRANELHGKNLDSSGVYRCLKMMEQRGLITAAWDISVENGPARRLYSITVTGRDCLHNWLDSLNNYYFLLGLFLNSVKSIVKNRIVDKGDKNVWSETN
- a CDS encoding CobW family GTP-binding protein, whose product is MCGVKQIKLYLLTGFLGSGKTTFLKNIMGHLAHRKIGIIINEFGSIGIDGKLVENEAVDLLEINNGSVFCSCLKGEFINGLIACSELPIDYLFVEASGMADPSSIQHILQSVVGKVRGQSYDYRGSISIVDAPHFLAHIDLWTAIEKQIAASDVIVINKLDMINDETFAAVQKKILSINPQVNLCKSSYCNIDFGFLERDIRAERPVGPEESCNTPGNRPHAVTLLFRGILDQEKFEDFLAVLAADAFRIKGFFHLTSGWKQVDVVDGQIDIKPTKIVCDKSQLVIISRKGLPMLNAIFSNWGKRFTEKMVLKQ